CTTGTTTGTAATCTCCCTTGCACCATCAGCCAACAAATCACTCTAGTTTTGGGAATAGAAGCTCTATTCCACACTGCAGACCCCCAAGGGACCTTATCATGATGTTGAACCAGCTTCTGGTATACTTTATGGATAGAGTATTTATGCATTTGAGCCAACTCAGCCTTAGTGAACAACACCTTCAAATCCTCCTTTACACCACATATCTTTCTCCAGTACCATCCATTATCAGCTTTTGACTGATACTCCCACCAATCAGCAGCCTTAATATAGATAGCATTCACCCATCTAACCCACATAGTGTCTTGCTTCCTAGCTATTGCCCACACATATTTTCCTAAGGCTGCAATGTTCCATGCCTGAACCTTTCTGATTCCTAAACCACCTTCCTTCTTTGGGCTACACACTTTTTCCAAAGCAACATAGCCAGGTTTAGTACAGAAATAAGTACCTTGCCATAAGAAAGCTCTACAGATAGCCTCAACAGTTTTGAGCACATGTTTAGGAAGAATAAACACCTGTGCCCAGTAAGAGTGAATGCTCAAAAGGACTGCATTTATCAAGGTTATCCTACCTGCAAAAGAAATATTTCTAGAACTCCAAGTCTTGATCCTTGCCATCATTTTATCCACTAGACCTTCACAATCAGCATTTGTGATTCTTTTAAAGTATATAGGTACACCTAAGTACCTAAAGGGGAAAGTGCCCAAAGAAAAACCAGAAACATCCACAACCTGCTGCAACTACATCTGGTTTCATACCAGCACAATACACTGCATACTTTTGAATGTTAGCCTTCAAACCAGAAGTATTAGAAAACAATTTGAAACCTTTGAGGAGcaagtgaattgaattaaacgcACCCTTGCAGCAGAGAATAAGATCATCTGCAAAGCAAAGGTGGGTTAACTTTGTTGACCTACATCTTGGGTGGAACTTGAAATAACTGTCCTCACCCACCTTGTGTAAAGTTCTAGACAGATACTCCATGCACACCACAAACAACAGAGGAGATAAAGGATCCCCCTATGAGAAGCAAAGAAACCATGGACTGAACCATTGATCATGATGGAGAATTTAGGGGTTGTGACACAAGTTATGAACCATTTAACAAACTGAGGAGGGAAACCTAAAGCAAACAACATTTCTTCCAAAAAAATCCCACTCAATTGTATCATAAGCTTTCTGCATATCCAGTTTGATCAAGCAACCAGGTGATGCATTCTTCCTTCCATATTGTCTAACAATTTCCTGACACATCATGATATTGTGCATGATGAATCTGCCATGCACAAAAGCCCCTTGATTCTCAGCTATCAGAGAAGGAAAAACACATTTCATTCTCTCACACAAGATCTTGGTGatacatttataaattacaTTGCAGCAAGATATGGGTCTGAATTCAGTCATACGTTTTGGACACTTTGTCTTGGGAATCAGGGTAATGGTAGTGGAGTTGATCTTCTTCAGGAGTTTTTCAGTGTGGAAAAAGTCCAAAAAAGCCTTTGTCACATCCTCCCCTACTATATTCCAGTTTTCTTTGAAGAAATGGCTCCCAAACCCATCAGGGCCAGGAGCTTTATCTCCATTGATAGAAAACATGGCATGCTTGACTTCCTCACCTGTAACAGGTACCAGTAGTTGGTCTTTCTGCAATTGCTCAAGAGTAGGGCCAACATGCACAATTTCAGGCATAACAATGCTTCTACTAGCAGATTCAGTACCCAGGAGTTTCCGGTAGTACTCCATAAAAGCATTAGACACGGACTTTGGATCACACACCCAATTACGTACCATTCATATCATGAATGGCATGCACTGTGTTGTGAATGATCCTAGCCCTAATACTTTTGTGGAACAAAGAACTATTCTCATCACCATCCTTTGCCcaagcttcctttgctttttgtttaaaaaaaagaCATGTAAGCAGAATGCATGACTTTATACTTTTTAGTAGCATCCACCTCTCTATCAGCAAGCTCACTATCACTAGGATTAGAGTGGAGTTCCTTCTGGCATATCTCCAAATCTTGTTTAGCTTTTAGATCAGCAGCATGGATATCATTAAACCTTGTGTTGTTCAGCTCCCTAAACACTCCCTTCATTCTTTTAAGCTTCTAAACTACCTGATACATCAGAGTGCCAACAACACCCTTTGACCAATTCACCTTGACCAGATCAGTGTATCCTTCAGCATGTTTCCACATAGCAAAGTATCTAAATGGCTTCTTTGTAATGTTATCAATAGGATATACAGAAAGCACAATATATAGGACAATGATCATATGCTCCTTCAGACAAGAAGTCAGCTTCTGCACTAGGGTAATTCTGGAGCCATATGTCATTTGCCAGAACTCTATCAATTTTAGAAAACACCCTAGCATCTCCTGCTTGCTTGTTATTCCAAGTGTAGAAATGACCATCAACTTTAACATCTTATAAACCACATATATTTACACAGTTCCTGAAGTCAACCATTGATTGGTACCTCACAGGAGCACCAACTCTTTCATccacattcaaaacacaatTGAAATCCCCTAACACCACCAAAGTGTTGTTCATACCAAGACCAAAACCACTCAAATCCCTCCACAAATATTCTCTCTCTTTGCTACTATTGAAAGCATAGACAAAGGTACAACAAAAACTCCACATCACCACTTTTTGGACAGACCAAATAATGGATCAGCTGACTAGTAACCTTCAACACACTAATAGTGAAGGCATTTGGATTCCATGCCAACACAATCCTACCCCCTTTACTTTTACAGCTATTGGTAGTGAAACACCAACCATTGAACATGTTAACATACAAGGCCCCCATTTTTGCATAGGGCACCTTTATCTCAAGGAGACCAACTAACCCAGCTCCATGAGAGTGAACAAAAGCTTTCACCTCATTCTGCTTCCTCTGGGTGTTGATCCCCCTCACATTCCAACTAATAATCCTATCCATTGTTACCAGGAGAGTCCCCTCTCCTAGAAACAACAGTTTG
This Spinacia oleracea cultivar Varoflay chromosome 6, BTI_SOV_V1, whole genome shotgun sequence DNA region includes the following protein-coding sequences:
- the LOC110787661 gene encoding uncharacterized protein, translated to MEYYRKLLGTESASRSIVMPEIVHVGPTLEQLQKDQLLVPVTGEEVKHAMFSINGDKAPGPDGFGSHFFKENWNIVGEDVTKAFLDFFHTEKLLKKINSTTITLIPKTKCPKPENQGAFVHGRFIMHNIMMCQEIVRQYGRKNASPGCLIKLDMQKAYDTIEWDFFGRNVGDPLSPLLFVVCMEYLSRTLHKVGEDSYFKFHPRCRSTKLTHLCFADDLILCCKGAFNSIHLLLKGFKLFSNTSGLKANIQKYAVYCAGMKPDVVAAGLVDKMMARIKTWSSRNISFAGRITLINAVLLSIHSYWAQVFILPKHVLKTVEAICRAFLWQGTYFCTKPGYVALEKVCSPKKEGGLGIRKVQAWNIAALGKYVWAIARKQDTMWVRWVNAIYIKAADWWEYQSKADNGWYWRKICGVKEDLKVLFTKAELAQMHKYSIHKVYQKLVQHHDKVPWGSAVWNRASIPKTRVICWLMVQGRLQTRTRLHKMGIYNSTKCLLYEAKGETHSHLFFDCEYSRRCLQGIESWLDIPTSKVHYMGLLRWIKWKSNCSKFQKTAMHTAVNAIVYVLWRARNDALWNQKVPTPSATIRFIQRSVIDRLAHIGAKQPSTADQIWWKNKCAI